The genome window GCCACCGCCGGAATCGCGCGAATAAGGCGTTCTGGTCAGCGCATGATAAACATCGATAATTCCCCAGCCGTACTCTGTATAATTGCCGGCCGGTTTAGCTGTTTTTTTCACTATCTCCAGAGCTTCCTGCGGTTTTAAATTCGGGTCCTGAGCGCGCAGCAAACCCATCAGACCGCTAACCAGCGGCGCGGCATAGCTTGTGCCGCTACCATTATTTGCATAACCGTTATCCCCAGCATCATCAAAATAGACCGTAGAGTACATGCTCTCGCCGGGCGCCATAACATCGCAGCGTTTTACGGAAAACCAGGAACGATTACCGACACTGCCGACACTGCCGACACTGAGCACACTGGCATAAGCGGCCGGATAGAGCGGATTTTCGCCGCCGGTATTTCCGCCGGCCGCCACTAAAATCACGCCGTTCTTAACAGCATCTTCACAGGCCTTTTCCAGCGCCTGATCATAGCCAGGCTGTCCCAAACTCATATTCAACACATCAGCGCCCTGCTCCACGGCAAATCTTATTCCTTTAATAATGTCGTCAGTTCGGCCTTCGCCGCTACTGTCCATTACTTTGATCGGTATGATCCTGGCGTTCCAGTCCAGACCGGCTATGCCCTGACCGTTATCACCGCTAGCCGCTGCCAACCCGGTCACAGTTGTGCCGTGGCTGCGGCTCCTGCCCTTGCTGTCTGTATAATCATGGTCATCATCCGGGTCGGCGTCATTGTTGGCAAAATCATAGCCGGCTAAAAGTTTATCTTTCAGGTCAGGATGATTTAAAGAAACACCCGTGTCTAAAATCGCAATTTTTACTGTCGCGCCCCCCGTCGCAATATCCCAGCCGGCCGGCGCGCTGATCAAGTCAAAATACCAGGCTTGATTAGAGTAATCGCTGTCATTCGGAATCGCCTGTATTCTATATATAAAGACCGGCTGAGCGTCGGCCACTTCCGGATCATTTTTTAAAATCTCGACCAGCATTTCTACATTTATAGAAGAGGGATATTCCACAGCATAATAATTATCCAAAAAACTGGCGGCGGATTGCAGCAGGCCGTAGCCGCGCGGCGCATGTAAAGCCGTTGCATGCAACGGCTCTACATGCGCCGGGCCGTAATTATTCAGCAATTTTTCCAGTCTCGGCGAAACGTCCGCCGCGCTTAAAGATTGGATGGTTTTATCCGCCGGCTTTAATTCCACCAAAATTTTATTCGGCAAATATTCCGCCCAGAGCAGAGCACAGCATAAACAAAAAAATATTATTCGCGCCATGGCGTCAGTTTTCCCCCGGCTTTAGTATACAGCACATAAACAGCCTGCGGCGCGGCTGGCCGGCCGGCATAGCCCACAAAATAAATATCATTCGCGGCCGCCACGAGGCGGAAACCGGCGTTGTCAAAAACAACCTCCGTTCCCTCCAGCGTCAGCAAAGCGTCCAGGTCAATTTTTAAACCGCCCTGCTGCCGCGCGAGCGGCGGTTGTTTTTCTCTATAATACACCACGGCGCTCTCGGCCATCTTGCGCGCTTGCAGCGCCGCCACGTCCGCGCGCCCATTCTGCCGCCCAACCCTAAGCGTCAGAGAAAAATAAGCGGCGGCCAGCAGCAAAATGCTCAAGATCAGCAGAGCCGCTGGATAAGCAAAACCTTTTTTCAAAGCCGCACCAGCCTGACCCAAGTTTGTTTTTCGCCGTGCAAAATAATTTCCAGCAAACCATCTTGCAGCTCATAATGCAAAGCGCGCAGCGGCATTTTCGCTGGAGTAAGATACAAATAAGCGTCTTTGCGTCTGGCCAAACGCTGATTATTCAAGAGATAAGTATACTCCGCGCCGTCTTTGGCAAACTGCGCACGGTCAGCGTAAACATTCACACTATCGGCGTATTTTAAATCTTCCGTCATTTTGTCCAGAACATTCTGCGCCAGCAGATTTTCTTTCAGCCGCGCGTGCAGCTGCCAGTCTCGCCGCACAATATCCCAGGTCAAAAACAACGCGCTGCCGATCACCAAAACCAGCAGCGCAAAATAGATCTGCAAACGGACATAAATAAATCCTTTGCGCATCAAAAAATTATAGCATAGTTTCAATTCACGCGACCGTGTGAGACGCGGCTTTATTTTCAAATCAATTGTTATATCCTATAATGAACGCCAGCTATGGCCAGCACGCAGAGAAAATGTCCCGCCTGTAAAAAACTCCTCAATCTGGAGGCTAAGTTTTGCAATTTTTGCGGACAAAAACAAACGCCGCTGGGTTCCGTGCCGCCGGATCCGGTGGACAAAAAATTTTTATCCGCCGCCGAGCTGGAAATCAGTAAAAATAATCTCGCCGAACAGCCCGCGCTGGAGATCGTCCGGTTTTTAGAACACGCCAATAAATATTTGCGGCAGGCCGCTCTGGAAATCTTTTGGCAAAAAAGCAGCGCGGCGGAAAAAAAACAGCTGCTCCAGGAGCGGCTGGACAGCACGGAATTTGCGGTCAGTCTGCTGGATCTGCAGCCGGACTGGGCGGAGCTCTTTGCCGGCTTGTGGACCCGCGCCTCGGCAGATCCCTGGCTGGTTTACAAATATCTGCGCTGGGGACAAAAACGCGGCTATACGCTGCCGCCGGACACCGTCAAATATTTGGAATCCACCGCCGACCAGCATTTGCGGCAGCTAATAAAAAAATAAAGTCGCCGTGGCGCCCTGTTTCCATTTGGCAGCGATCTCTATTTTAACCTTATGCTCGTCGAGGATTTTCTTGACAATGCTCAAGCCCAAACCGGTGCCGGATTTTTTGGTCGTGACAAACGGGTCAAAAATATGCGGCAATATTTCCGTCCGGATACCGCAGCCGTTATCCTGAAAGACCAGAGTTTTGTCTTCCTTGAGCGTTACTTTTAAGACCCCGCCCTGAGGCATAGCCTGCAGCGCGTTGAGTCCCAGATCCAAAAAGACCTGCTCTAGCGCGTTGGGCTGGCCTCTGAATTCAATATTCGGCGCGATATTTTTTTCGATTTGGACATTTTGCCGGACAGCCTGTCCGGTCAGCAGCGCCAGGCTTTTTTCCAAAAGCTGACTGAGATTAAATTTTGTTTTTTGCCCGTCACCGGCGCGGCTCAAGTCCAGCAGGCCAGTCACCAGCTGATTGATCCGCTCGATCTGCCGCGGCACAATATCCATAAACTCGGCGCGAAATTTAGCCCGCCGGTAATTCTCCGGCAAAACAGCCACGAGATTGTGCAGAGCCGCCAGCGGATTTTTGATCTCATGCGCCAAACCGGAAGCTAATTTGCCGAGCGCGCTTAAACGCTCCTGCCTCTCCAGACACAGCTGCGTTTGAAAAACATGCTGGTAAATTTCCGCGCAGGACAGCCAGACAAAAACGATCAGGCCGAAAATCAACGCGGTCAAAATATATTGCCGGTCAAAAAATTCCGCGCCCTGGCGGTAAAGCAGCGGCCAGACTACCAGCGCGCTGAACAGCGCTAACAGCGCGATAAAAATAGACTGCGTGACCGCCAGCGTGCGTTTGCGCCAGTTGTCTTTTTCCCGCAGCCAGCGCAGGAAAACGGTCAAGATGCCGGTCAACAGAAACAAAAATAACTGCAGCATGATCAGCAGGCGCAGCTGCGCGAAACTAAAAAGCCAGAAATCCTCAAAAGCGCTGTCCAGTCCCAGCAGCGGCCAGGTGCAGAGGATCAGTGTTTCAAACCAAAGCAGCAGCCGGAGCCGGCCAAAGTCGGCGCGCCAAAAGCGAAAAAATAAATAACCGAACCAGACCAGGCCAATATGTTTCAAGAAAAACAAAGCGCCGGCCTGCGGCTCCAGTCCGCTCAGAGCCAGCAAATCCTGCGCGGCGTCGGTCGCGGTATAGAGAGCAAAACTGCCGGCCAGCAGCGGCAGACAAATAGAACGCCGTGCCGGACGTTTGACGATCCAGACCAGCACCGCCAAAAGCAGCATCGCCGCGGTTATTACCAAAGTGGTCAGCGCCAGCAGCAGATTGTCTTTCGCTTTTGCGCCGGACAGACGCAGCAAATAATAAACAGAAAGATCCGGATTTTGTTCTTCGGCCACGATCAGGCCATTTTGGTCGGCCACAGATAATTTGTAATTGTCCGGCAAAATATCCAGCGCAAATCTGCCATTGACCGCGGTGACGGCCGTGTAGGAGCGCGCGGCATTGTCCAGCCGCAGCGTAAAACCGTAATTGTCCCATTTGCCGCCGCGGACAACACAGCCGGAAAAAATTTCAGCATACCCCCATACTATCAACAAGAGCGCCAGCATAACTTTACGCATAACCTGCTCCTTGCAATAGGATATCGTAAGTTTATTTCAGTCGATTCAAGTTTTTAATACCTGCCCCGCGCCTCTTGCTGTCGGGTTATGTCATTGTGCTATAATTAAGCACGATTATTTCAAAGCGGGGGAATTCATGAAAAAGCCCAAAAAGCCAAAAAAAGAAAAAATATTTTACGGGCTCGGCTTGCTGACCGCGCTGGCAATCGCCGCGGCGCTCAGCGTTTATCTGCTGTTTTTTACCGCGCCCGGCGCGCCGCCTACCGCGGAAAAATATAACGCCAGCGGTTTGCATAAATACGAGGCTGGCAATTACAACGGCGCGATCAAAGAATACACCAAAGCCATTCAAGTTAATCCTCAAGATAAGGTGAGTTATTTTGGCCGTGCCAACGCTTATCTGCAAATTTATCTCTACCAAAAATCGCTGCTGGACTACAACAAAGCGATCAAGCTGGACCCGGACAATCCGGCGTATTACACCAACCGCGCCAACGCGTATTACGGGCTGGAAAACTATCAAGCCACGCTGGCGGATTATGACCGCGCGATCAAACTTAATCCCCGGGACGGCAAGCTGTATCAAAGACGCGCTTTTCTCAAAGAAAAAAATTTCAAGGCCAGTCAAAAAGAATTGGCGGCGGACTGGAAAAAAGCCATTGATCTCGGCATTGAAGATGAGCATGTTTTTATCAGCTACGGCAGCTACCTAAATAATAATCTGCAGAATTACGAAGCCGCGCGGACTTGTTTTCAAAAGGCGTTAAAGGTCAATCCGCATAACGGTCTGGCCAAACAAAATCTGGAGATCACGCTGGAAAATATTCGGGCTAAAAAAGCCAATCAGCTTTAAAAGAAAGTTTATAATTTGGCGCTGTTCAGAGTAGAGCGGAAAGTCCGCTTGGGGGTTTTCTTGGCGGGTTTTTTCTCGGCTTTTTTTACTGGCTTGGCTTTTTGGATCTCTTTTTTAGCTGCCTGCGGCGGCTGCGGCTCGTCCCACCAATAAGAGACTGTGAAAAAATGCGTGATGTTTTCCGCGACAGTATCGCCGGAATTATAAGCATAATCAAAATAAATATTGGCGTAATTAAAACCCACACCGGCGGTAAATTTCAGCACCTTGGCGTTCTGCTCGCCGCGCGCGTCGCGTGTCTGCTTCAGACCGCCGCGCAAAGCAATATGGCGGCCCAGCCAGTATTCCACGCCGCCACCCCAGAAATAATCTGTTTCCACCGCGCGCAGATCCGTGTACACGTGCAGCGGCTGCTGGTAATTTGACCAATAACCGTCCGCGCCAAAAATTTTGAAAAGCGCGCCTAAACCCAAAGAACGGCCGTAATTTTCCGCCAGGCCGTTTGACCAGGACAGCTCGGTCGCCAGAATATTTGCCAGCTCGGCGCCCAGGATCAGATAAGGCCGCGCTTGATAGGCGCCAGCCAAATCCAGCGCCAGACCGGCGGCGGAAACATCCACTTCGGAAAAATATTTACTTTGCAATTTGCCGCGCAAGCCAAGTGAGTAATGGCCAATAGCCAGACCATAAGCGCCGTAAAGCGTGCTGTCCGTATAGCTGATCTCTCCGCCCCGCGGATTGCCAGCGCTGTCTCGCAGCTCGCCGCCGGACTCCTGCACCCGCAAAAAACCCAGGCTAAAATTATTCTGGCTGTACGCCGCGGAAAAATAACCGACTTCGCTGATCAGATCAAACGCGGTCAAAGAAAAGCGCGGCGCGGAAACACGTCCCAAAAAAGCATAATTTTGAAAACCATAGTGGCCGCTTTGTTCGGCGGCCAAATAGGCGCCGCCGCGCGCCATAGCGTCCGCGCCAACGCTCAAGGCGTCCAAACCGATGGCTTGTCTGGTTCCGGCGCCCCAGCAAAAAGCCAAAAATAATATGAGCAGGCTGCGTTTAATCATCGAGTATCGTCAGCCTCCCTCTAGCCAAAACTTTTTTGCGCTCATCGGTCAGCAGCAGAATATAAACGCCGTTGCCGGCCTCGCTGCCATAAGCATCATGGCCGTTCCAAACAACCTCATTTTTTGCGCCGACTCGGGCATAGCCGGACGCCGACCATATTTTTTCGCCCAGTATGTTGTAAAGATAGATATTTACCACGCCGTCTTTGTCCGCGCTGTAAGCGATCGTGATATCTTCTTTGCGCGGCTGCGCGGGATTGGGATACGAATAAATTTTCTTGCCGACCGGCACAACCGCAGCCGGAACGGCAACATCAGGAGTAGCGCCGCCGCTGGTAGAGCCGTCCAAAATTAGGCTGGCGGAAATTGTCGCGCTGATATTTCCGGCCTCGTCTTTCAACCAGAGATAAATTGTTTTGTTTCCAGTCGCCGCGTCCAGCAGGGCATAACTGCTTTGCGTTGAATAGTTTTGCCAGATACTCCAGGCATCCGTCTCATTGATATTCATGCTGACTGTGTCGCTTGACGCAGTTAAGGCCAATTTTAATATCGCGTTGTCAGTTGTGGTTTCTCCGCCGTTTATCTCCAATGTGCCGGACGGAGCGTCCGTGTCGAGAATGATGCTGTCCGCCGTCCCGCTCCAGGTGACATTGCCATGCGCATTGCGGAATTCGATGTT of Candidatus Margulisiibacteriota bacterium contains these proteins:
- a CDS encoding S8 family serine peptidase; translated protein: MARIIFFCLCCALLWAEYLPNKILVELKPADKTIQSLSAADVSPRLEKLLNNYGPAHVEPLHATALHAPRGYGLLQSAASFLDNYYAVEYPSSINVEMLVEILKNDPEVADAQPVFIYRIQAIPNDSDYSNQAWYFDLISAPAGWDIATGGATVKIAILDTGVSLNHPDLKDKLLAGYDFANNDADPDDDHDYTDSKGRSRSHGTTVTGLAAASGDNGQGIAGLDWNARIIPIKVMDSSGEGRTDDIIKGIRFAVEQGADVLNMSLGQPGYDQALEKACEDAVKNGVILVAAGGNTGGENPLYPAAYASVLSVGSVGSVGNRSWFSVKRCDVMAPGESMYSTVYFDDAGDNGYANNGSGTSYAAPLVSGLMGLLRAQDPNLKPQEALEIVKKTAKPAGNYTEYGWGIIDVYHALTRTPYSRDSGGGKNLKVLSAPNPAQKAANFSFAADQSLDSVRIYIYDQRGRKVQELDYGGSLLGGVYVTPEWDLLGSDGRTLANGSYIYVVKATARDGSVSYGKNILSVVR
- a CDS encoding zinc ribbon domain-containing protein, whose product is MASTQRKCPACKKLLNLEAKFCNFCGQKQTPLGSVPPDPVDKKFLSAAELEISKNNLAEQPALEIVRFLEHANKYLRQAALEIFWQKSSAAEKKQLLQERLDSTEFAVSLLDLQPDWAELFAGLWTRASADPWLVYKYLRWGQKRGYTLPPDTVKYLESTADQHLRQLIKK
- a CDS encoding tetratricopeptide repeat protein, producing the protein MKKPKKPKKEKIFYGLGLLTALAIAAALSVYLLFFTAPGAPPTAEKYNASGLHKYEAGNYNGAIKEYTKAIQVNPQDKVSYFGRANAYLQIYLYQKSLLDYNKAIKLDPDNPAYYTNRANAYYGLENYQATLADYDRAIKLNPRDGKLYQRRAFLKEKNFKASQKELAADWKKAIDLGIEDEHVFISYGSYLNNNLQNYEAARTCFQKALKVNPHNGLAKQNLEITLENIRAKKANQL